The nucleotide sequence TTGCCGGACAGCGGGAGCCGCGCGCCGGCCATGCTGCCGTGACCGCCCGACGAGCCGCCGAAGTCCTCGCAGATCTCCCGGATGAGCCGCCCCGCGTTCATGCGCCGGTCCTTCACGCGCAAGCTGAGGAAGAGCTGGTTGCGGAAGGTGCCATACGCGAGCGACCACTTCATGCCCTCGAGGAACATGAGGCGCTCGGCGACCTCGGCCACCATGTCCGGGGAGTAGATCTCCTCCAGGTCGGTGATGACGGCGGTCCCGTACACCTTCGCCCGCTCGATGGCCGTGTGGTACATCTGGAAATAGCGCGCGGGCAGCTCGGGGTGCTCGATCTGCCCCAAGAGCGACTTGTCGCAGCGCGGGAACAGCCACAGATAGCTGTCCACGTCCGTCTGGGTCGTCTCGCGGCCCAGGTCTCGCGTGTCCGCCTTGATGCCGTAGAAGAGGCCCGTGGCCACCTCCACCGAGGGCTCCAGGCGCGCGGCGCGCAGGTACTCCACCAGCATGGTGGACGTGGCGCCGAAGTCACCGCCCACGTCCGCGAAGGGGGCCTGCAGGCTCTCGTCGCGCAGCGGGTGATGGTCCACCACGATGTCCGCGCGCAGCCGAGACGGCAGCGAGTGGTTGGCCACGGGCGGCTGCGTGTCCACCAGACCAAACAGGTCGTATTCGGTGAAGTCGATCTGCGACACGTGCGACACGGGCAGCCGCAGCACCTTCACGAAGGCGATGTTCTCGGCGCGTCCGATGATGCCGCCGTAGCCCACGTGGGCCTCGATGCCTGCCCGGCGCTCCAGCAGGTGAGCGAGCGCCACGGCCGCCGCGAGCGAGTCCGGGTCCGGGTTGTCGTGCGTGAGGATGAGGGCCCGGTGGTGTCCCTTGGTCACTCGAAGCAGGCGCTCCAGCTTGTCGCGGGCAGGAAGATGGGCGAGCCGCGCTGGCGGGGGCTCCGTCAGCTCGCCGCCGGTGGCAACCGGAGCGCGACGGCTGTGGAGAGAGTGGGTCACGGGCATGGGTGCTCTTCTTTACTTCCTCCGGCCCGCGGATTCGAGCCGTCGGATGTCCTCCCGATGACATTCGGGAAGCGGGTCTCACGCACCTCAATGGTGTCGACGCGCCGCCCGTCCTTCACCAGGAGCCCGACCGACAGGGGCCCGGGTGCCCCCACGCCGGGCGGGCGACACGTCACCCCGAATGGGGGACATGTCGCCCCGCCGCCTACTCGATGGCTTTGTACTTGCGGTTGAGGTCGCGGAAGTACTTCACGCCGTTGTCGAGCGAGTTCTCCATCGCGTCCATGAGCACCGTGCGGAACGCGGCCACCGGGCCCCGGAAGGACTCGTAGTAGCGCTGGCGATCGATGGAGTGGATGACCGCGGGCATGTAGCCGTTGCGCAGCAGGATGAGGTTGCTGCACATGCGCCCCACCTTCCCGCTGTGCTCGGTGAAGGGGAAGATTTGCAGGAACTCGTGCTGGACCGTGGCGGCCTGCTTGATCGGATGGAACTCGCGGAACTCGGCGCCGGCCGTGTAGTCCACGAGCTTCTCCAGCCGGGCCTGGATCTTCGCGGGCTGGGTGATGTCGTGGAAGTAGGTGCGGTGCAGCGGCATGTCCTTGCGGAAGCCGGCGCGGTCGCGCTCCTTGGCCAGTTCCTTCTC is from Myxococcaceae bacterium JPH2 and encodes:
- a CDS encoding DHH family phosphoesterase, with the translated sequence MPVTHSLHSRRAPVATGGELTEPPPARLAHLPARDKLERLLRVTKGHHRALILTHDNPDPDSLAAAVALAHLLERRAGIEAHVGYGGIIGRAENIAFVKVLRLPVSHVSQIDFTEYDLFGLVDTQPPVANHSLPSRLRADIVVDHHPLRDESLQAPFADVGGDFGATSTMLVEYLRAARLEPSVEVATGLFYGIKADTRDLGRETTQTDVDSYLWLFPRCDKSLLGQIEHPELPARYFQMYHTAIERAKVYGTAVITDLEEIYSPDMVAEVAERLMFLEGMKWSLAYGTFRNQLFLSLRVKDRRMNAGRLIREICEDFGGSSGGHGSMAGARLPLSGNINKRKALKRELVARFLESFGVSDERPVALLSAQDT
- a CDS encoding Fic family protein, producing the protein MKERYQDIDEKNEALREYLDIYKDKAPAREFLEKFEMSWIYHDAALEGVVYTHQELMAALFPARTSAEASMIPVVLEVRNHKAACDYIREESQGAKKQAAITLTTIKRIHDLFLGNTPEALTERARMERRERTEKELAKERDRAGFRKDMPLHRTYFHDITQPAKIQARLEKLVDYTAGAEFREFHPIKQAATVQHEFLQIFPFTEHSGKVGRMCSNLILLRNGYMPAVIHSIDRQRYYESFRGPVAAFRTVLMDAMENSLDNGVKYFRDLNRKYKAIE